The Bacillota bacterium LX-D genome contains a region encoding:
- a CDS encoding amidohydrolase, with the protein MSKIWIKNCILVPMVKSLADSGDLYYRGEIAIEDNKLKLVGPVGTVNSNWQADIIIDGTNLVALPGFINTHTHAAMTLLRSYADDLPLMQWLEQKIWPLEAKMTGEDIYWGTQLCILEMLLSGTTTFVDMYDFMPQVAKAVEETGIRACLARGVIGTGENAERGLIESENFIQNWHGKANGRIITMLGPHAPYTCPPDYLRKIIKLAEKLQVGIHIHVAETEGEIATIGQEYGKTPVALLADIGLFDYPTLAAHCVYVNEEDIAILKKKNVGVAHNPESNMKLGSGIAPVPAMLKAGIPVALGTDGASSNNNLDMLEEMRTAALLHKVNTKDPTVITSYQALEMATKNGAAALGLQDKIGMLKPGMLADVILFNINKPHLYPRHDILAHLVYSAQSSDIDTVIVDGKILVQNGTAKNFAVEQICAEIETRAMALAGKPLNR; encoded by the coding sequence ATGTCTAAAATCTGGATTAAGAATTGTATCTTAGTGCCAATGGTTAAAAGTTTAGCTGATTCAGGCGATTTGTATTACCGAGGAGAAATTGCTATTGAAGACAATAAACTTAAGTTAGTAGGACCAGTTGGGACCGTTAATTCTAACTGGCAGGCAGATATTATAATCGATGGAACAAATCTGGTTGCACTGCCTGGTTTTATTAATACTCATACTCATGCAGCTATGACTTTATTGAGAAGTTATGCAGATGATTTACCTTTAATGCAGTGGCTAGAGCAAAAAATTTGGCCGTTAGAAGCAAAAATGACTGGGGAAGATATCTATTGGGGGACTCAGCTGTGTATTTTGGAAATGCTCCTTTCCGGTACAACAACTTTTGTTGATATGTATGATTTTATGCCTCAAGTTGCCAAAGCAGTAGAAGAAACAGGTATACGGGCCTGCCTGGCTAGAGGTGTAATTGGCACTGGTGAGAATGCAGAACGAGGGCTGATAGAAAGTGAAAATTTTATTCAAAATTGGCACGGTAAAGCAAACGGACGAATTATAACTATGCTTGGCCCCCATGCCCCCTATACTTGCCCTCCAGACTATTTACGAAAAATTATAAAATTAGCTGAGAAGTTGCAGGTGGGTATCCATATTCATGTAGCAGAAACTGAAGGAGAAATTGCAACCATTGGCCAGGAGTATGGAAAAACCCCTGTGGCTTTATTAGCTGACATAGGTTTATTTGACTACCCAACTCTAGCAGCCCACTGTGTCTATGTAAATGAGGAAGATATTGCTATTTTAAAAAAGAAAAATGTGGGGGTAGCCCATAATCCGGAAAGCAACATGAAATTGGGTAGCGGCATAGCACCTGTTCCTGCCATGCTGAAAGCTGGCATTCCTGTAGCCTTAGGTACAGATGGAGCATCAAGCAATAATAACTTAGATATGTTAGAAGAAATGCGCACTGCTGCTTTACTGCATAAAGTAAATACTAAAGACCCAACAGTCATTACTTCCTATCAAGCTCTGGAAATGGCCACAAAAAATGGGGCAGCAGCTTTAGGCTTACAAGACAAGATAGGCATGTTGAAGCCAGGTATGCTTGCAGATGTTATTTTGTTTAATATCAATAAACCACACCTTTACCCTAGACATGATATTTTGGCTCATCTTGTATACTCAGCACAGTCCTCAGATATTGATACAGTCATTGTGGACGGGAAAATTTTAGTGCAAAATGGAACAGCTAAAAATTTTGCTGTAGAACAAATCTGCGCAGAGATTGAAACAAGAGCCATGGCTTTAGCTGGGAAACCTCTCAACCGTTAA
- the fabF gene encoding beta-ketoacyl-ACP synthase II, with translation MTKRVVVTGLGAITPVGIGKDAFWNALIDGVSGICPITRFDAEKFSSKIAGEVKGFEPVDYLDRKESKRMDRFTQFAVSTARMAVEDAKLDLKSINLDRAGIVIGTGIGGTQTFEEQHEILLKKGPNRVSPFFVPMMIVNMAAGQMAINLGFRGPNFTVVNACASSTNAIGEAFKLIQRGGADLVLTGGTEAAVTPMSFAGFCAMKALSTRNEEPTKASRPFEKDRDGFVLGEGSGILIIESLEHALNRGAHIYAEVVGYGSTDDAHHITAPAPGGAGAAKAMENALADAGLKPEDVSYINAHGTSTDQNDKNETAAIKSAFGSYAQKVAISSTKSMTGHLLGAAGAIEAIVLSLAIENSIVPPTINYETPDPDCDLDYVPNKARTMEVEVALSNSLGFGGHNATIIFKKFHN, from the coding sequence ATGACTAAGAGGGTTGTAGTAACAGGGTTAGGGGCAATAACGCCAGTTGGAATAGGTAAAGATGCTTTTTGGAATGCTTTAATAGACGGAGTCTCTGGAATTTGCCCCATTACTAGGTTTGATGCTGAAAAATTCTCAAGTAAAATTGCGGGGGAAGTTAAAGGATTTGAACCCGTAGATTACCTTGACCGTAAAGAAAGCAAACGGATGGATAGATTTACACAGTTTGCTGTAAGTACAGCAAGAATGGCTGTGGAAGATGCTAAATTGGATTTAAAGTCGATAAATTTAGATCGAGCAGGCATAGTAATTGGAACGGGTATAGGTGGAACTCAAACTTTTGAGGAACAACACGAGATTCTTTTGAAAAAAGGGCCAAATAGGGTTAGTCCCTTTTTCGTTCCTATGATGATAGTTAATATGGCAGCAGGCCAAATGGCTATTAATTTAGGCTTTAGAGGACCTAATTTTACAGTTGTAAACGCATGTGCATCTTCTACAAATGCTATTGGAGAGGCCTTTAAACTAATTCAAAGAGGCGGTGCTGATCTTGTCTTAACTGGTGGTACAGAAGCTGCAGTTACACCTATGTCTTTTGCAGGTTTTTGTGCTATGAAGGCACTCTCTACTAGAAATGAAGAACCTACAAAAGCTAGCCGGCCTTTCGAGAAAGATAGGGACGGATTTGTTCTTGGCGAAGGTTCAGGCATCCTGATTATAGAGTCTTTAGAACATGCTCTCAATAGAGGTGCCCATATTTACGCCGAAGTAGTAGGTTATGGCAGTACAGACGATGCTCACCATATTACAGCGCCTGCCCCTGGCGGAGCAGGTGCTGCAAAGGCAATGGAAAATGCTTTGGCAGATGCAGGCTTAAAACCGGAAGATGTTTCTTACATTAATGCCCACGGCACATCAACTGACCAAAATGATAAAAACGAGACAGCTGCTATCAAAAGTGCCTTTGGCAGTTATGCGCAAAAAGTTGCTATAAGTTCTACAAAGTCTATGACTGGCCATTTACTAGGAGCGGCTGGGGCAATTGAAGCAATTGTTTTATCACTAGCAATTGAAAACAGCATTGTTCCTCCAACAATTAATTATGAAACTCCTGATCCAGATTGTGATTTAGACTATGTACCCAATAAGGCAAGAACAATGGAAGTGGAAGTAGCTTTATCCAATTCCCTGGGTTTTGGCGGCCATAATGCTACAATTATTTTTAAAAAGTTTCACAACTAA
- the rnc gene encoding ribonuclease III, which translates to MESKRETALRLLLDKFEIKLSNIATLNVALTHPTYVFENKALRLEHNQRLEFLGDAVLGLVVGEYLYQHFPKKPEGELTKIRAAVVCEAALAKVASQLGLGQLLLLGRGEEISGGRERNSILADAFEAVLAAVYLEAGLDQARKLAITMLQKEIDNVAQGDYGDYKTALQEIIQKNFDENVSYVILSESGPDHNKSFLAGIMFQGELIAKGVGKSKKEAEQKAAYKALKKFM; encoded by the coding sequence ATGGAAAGTAAAAGAGAAACAGCGCTACGTTTATTGCTGGATAAATTTGAAATAAAGCTTAGTAACATTGCTACCTTAAATGTAGCTTTAACTCATCCCACATATGTTTTTGAAAATAAAGCTTTAAGATTGGAACACAACCAAAGGCTAGAATTTTTGGGCGATGCAGTTTTAGGACTTGTGGTAGGGGAATATTTATATCAACATTTCCCTAAGAAACCTGAAGGTGAACTAACTAAAATTCGTGCAGCTGTTGTCTGTGAAGCAGCACTGGCTAAAGTGGCTTCCCAATTAGGCTTGGGACAATTGCTTCTATTGGGGAGAGGCGAAGAAATAAGCGGTGGTAGAGAACGCAACTCTATTTTAGCAGATGCTTTCGAAGCAGTTTTAGCTGCTGTTTATTTAGAAGCAGGTTTAGACCAAGCTCGAAAATTAGCCATTACAATGCTGCAAAAAGAAATTGACAATGTGGCTCAAGGTGATTACGGAGATTATAAAACAGCTTTACAGGAGATAATTCAAAAAAATTTTGACGAAAATGTGAGTTATGTTATTTTAAGCGAAAGTGGGCCTGACCATAATAAAAGCTTTTTAGCAGGTATCATGTTTCAAGGAGAATTAATAGCTAAAGGTGTTGGCAAAAGCAAAAAAGAAGCTGAACAGAAAGCTGCATATAAAGCTTTAAAAAAATTTATGTAG
- a CDS encoding peptidase S7, whose product MLRVKGIGKSIIDKMVKRTLELSQGRNVGCLGFVDEKGYISSAAQIVDGGLSGIPLRTLLAKVVDLGHKSLLEGFKQLPENTVFITTSPGKTGLITDVTGVDFFNMPIISVGVKNQGLAGVGIIYPEAENFDLATKAEKLNLATLTTKTMKEEKEVLRENNELGLRYLELGGELEVVDIPVKELNEKQIGAGNWNIPRLKVIGLNSEMAKTLVAKSMEIGQGREVAAMGIIDKNGIVQPQGEIISGGIGFVPARLLASSSADISGKSLNTIYSEYIAENAVIVHTHPGGTGVMHIGDAHAGPGTWGRPIIAIGCDKDGVIRGATVIEAEDKLFELADEDEILNLNFFEAKTPEEEAEIRNRKFGIAQDYTGLCKTIELI is encoded by the coding sequence ATGCTTCGAGTTAAGGGTATTGGGAAAAGTATCATTGATAAAATGGTAAAAAGGACATTAGAACTAAGTCAAGGACGAAATGTTGGTTGTCTAGGCTTTGTTGATGAAAAAGGTTATATTTCTTCAGCTGCTCAAATTGTTGATGGAGGTTTAAGTGGCATACCACTGCGCACCTTGCTAGCTAAAGTTGTAGATCTAGGTCATAAATCTTTATTGGAAGGTTTTAAACAGCTACCGGAAAACACAGTATTTATTACTACAAGCCCCGGCAAAACAGGGCTTATTACTGATGTAACAGGAGTAGATTTTTTTAATATGCCTATTATAAGCGTTGGGGTTAAAAACCAAGGCTTAGCGGGGGTAGGAATTATTTACCCAGAAGCCGAAAATTTTGATTTGGCAACTAAGGCTGAAAAATTAAATTTAGCAACTTTAACAACTAAAACAATGAAGGAAGAAAAAGAGGTATTACGGGAAAATAATGAGCTGGGTTTACGTTATCTTGAGTTAGGTGGCGAATTAGAAGTAGTTGATATTCCAGTCAAAGAACTAAATGAAAAACAAATAGGTGCCGGAAATTGGAATATACCTCGTTTAAAGGTAATAGGGTTAAATAGTGAAATGGCAAAAACCTTAGTTGCAAAGTCCATGGAAATTGGACAAGGGCGCGAAGTTGCCGCAATGGGTATTATTGATAAAAATGGTATTGTTCAACCACAGGGGGAAATTATTAGCGGGGGTATAGGCTTTGTGCCAGCTCGACTTTTAGCTTCAAGTTCAGCAGATATTTCCGGAAAATCCTTAAATACAATCTACAGTGAATATATCGCGGAAAATGCTGTAATTGTTCATACCCACCCTGGGGGTACAGGAGTAATGCATATTGGAGATGCTCATGCCGGGCCGGGCACTTGGGGCAGGCCAATCATAGCTATTGGGTGTGATAAAGATGGAGTTATCCGCGGTGCTACGGTCATTGAAGCTGAAGACAAGCTGTTCGAGCTAGCAGATGAAGATGAGATATTAAATTTAAACTTTTTTGAAGCTAAAACGCCAGAAGAAGAGGCAGAGATCAGAAATAGAAAATTTGGCATTGCTCAAGACTATACTGGTTTATGTAAAACCATTGAGCTAATATAA
- the smc gene encoding chromosome segregation protein SMC, with protein MYLKSLEIQGFKSFAKKVKLDFNSGITAIIGPNGSGKSNIADSIRWVLGEQSVKNLRGAKMEDVIFAGSSEHKAVGMAEVSLTLDNSTGIFPIPYTEITVTRRIFRSGESEYLLNKKHCRLKDVQELFNDTGLGKESFAIIGQGRVEEILNSKAEERRALIEEAAGIVRYRNRKKDAQKKLEDTEQCLVRILDIMSELGSNLDPLKNEAEKAKQYQKLKSEVDLLEINLAVRSIEIIEGRLKQIQSEVQKQYLSCQELEQSSNCNQEKLNVLKNQLEAMEANERQLQEDYYVLTEQLNQVENNRDVALERLFSITTQIDRAESELVQLQEKHFLLQNKFKVQASNHQNLQALVKTKEAELVQIEASTKQYELEFSELETDINRRKNEIIDFMQQIANHKNQLNQLTFKKNNEELSRQKNRQQYEMLQNKITVLKSKFEAINKDLKILQTKQQYLEQEKKDLLNCFQEVEEEYHQKQGLEEKTYKELQTKISRYQILKDLQKNHEGYFQGVKAILQGKAKGELSCQGICGVVGELLIVPLEYEKAIEVALGGNQQNLVAITDADAERAIKFLKNQNAGRATFLPLNSIQPKTLNLEGQKILHSEGVVGLASDLVRTESSYIKVVQHLLGNIIVVKNLSSGLNLARKSQYSIKVVTLEGEVLNPGGSLTGGSLNKKSSGLLNRSREIKELEVQIKEKKQELQDRKKDNEQYREQITSLRQKTAATEQELQTVNLNFLAAEQNLKHLSQEIQNQKGELELLDFEYVDSQQQLKSYTEELQFVEAKITKLKLNQAQLVQELEKKQSTLKKLKEKNQGYLETITNYKVELASYKQKEENYKNELKEFYAADKELQHLIKARAVEIAEQKMLQQQSQDTINDLRLQSDQLLQNKNEVEKLLKEKLKSKEDLKKVVVALEQENDQQNKTLVEDKERLHSLEVKKTRLEVELENELQRLKENFNLDYAAACLKKIQLSDPKEAQKKVTQLDQEIKNLGTVNTGAIEEYEKLLERFNFLKSQQQDLNEAKVALNKVIDEINTIMANKFQEAFNQIKSSFQNIFFKLFGGGKAELQLTDPDCLLQTGIEIIVQPPGKKLQNLSLLSGGERALTAIALLFAILEVKPSPFCVLDEIEASLDEANVDRFANFLKIFAQQTQFILISHRQGTIEAADALYGVTMEGSGISKLISVALTDKEEKKVFSA; from the coding sequence TTGTATTTAAAATCATTAGAAATTCAGGGTTTTAAGTCCTTTGCAAAAAAGGTTAAGTTAGATTTTAATTCCGGTATTACTGCAATTATTGGACCAAATGGAAGTGGGAAAAGCAACATTGCGGATAGTATTCGGTGGGTTCTGGGGGAACAGAGCGTTAAAAATTTGCGGGGGGCAAAAATGGAAGATGTTATTTTTGCCGGAAGTTCAGAACATAAAGCGGTCGGAATGGCTGAAGTCTCTTTGACTTTAGATAATAGTACAGGCATTTTCCCTATACCCTATACTGAAATAACAGTTACCCGACGAATCTTTCGTTCTGGTGAAAGCGAGTATTTGCTTAATAAAAAGCACTGTCGCTTAAAAGATGTGCAAGAACTCTTTAACGATACTGGGCTAGGAAAAGAATCTTTTGCCATAATTGGGCAAGGAAGAGTAGAAGAAATTCTCAATTCTAAAGCGGAAGAGCGGAGAGCTTTAATTGAAGAAGCTGCTGGTATAGTAAGATACCGAAACCGTAAAAAAGATGCTCAGAAAAAATTGGAGGATACAGAGCAGTGTCTGGTGCGTATTCTTGATATAATGTCGGAATTAGGTTCTAATTTAGATCCATTAAAAAATGAAGCAGAGAAAGCAAAACAATATCAGAAGTTAAAAAGTGAAGTTGATCTTTTAGAAATTAATTTAGCAGTCAGGTCTATTGAAATAATTGAGGGGCGATTGAAGCAAATTCAATCTGAGGTGCAAAAACAGTATTTATCCTGCCAGGAATTAGAACAAAGTTCTAATTGTAATCAAGAAAAACTAAACGTACTAAAAAATCAATTAGAAGCTATGGAAGCTAATGAGCGCCAATTACAAGAAGATTATTATGTTTTAACAGAACAATTGAACCAAGTGGAAAATAATCGTGATGTTGCTTTGGAACGCCTCTTTAGTATTACAACACAAATAGACAGAGCTGAAAGTGAGTTAGTGCAACTTCAGGAAAAACATTTCCTATTACAAAATAAATTTAAAGTACAAGCCTCTAATCATCAAAATTTACAGGCGTTAGTTAAAACAAAAGAAGCAGAGCTTGTTCAAATTGAAGCAAGCACAAAACAGTATGAACTGGAGTTTTCCGAATTAGAAACGGACATTAATAGGCGCAAAAATGAAATTATCGATTTCATGCAGCAAATAGCTAATCATAAAAATCAACTTAATCAGTTAACTTTTAAGAAAAATAATGAAGAACTAAGTAGGCAAAAAAACAGACAGCAGTATGAAATGTTGCAAAATAAAATTACTGTTTTAAAATCCAAGTTCGAAGCTATAAATAAAGATTTAAAAATTTTACAAACAAAACAGCAATATTTAGAGCAAGAAAAAAAAGATTTATTAAACTGTTTTCAAGAGGTAGAAGAGGAGTACCATCAAAAGCAAGGATTAGAAGAAAAGACTTACAAAGAACTGCAGACAAAAATATCCCGCTACCAAATTTTAAAGGATTTACAAAAGAACCATGAGGGTTACTTCCAAGGAGTAAAGGCTATTTTGCAGGGAAAAGCAAAGGGAGAATTAAGCTGCCAAGGAATTTGTGGGGTTGTTGGAGAATTGCTTATTGTTCCTTTAGAATATGAAAAGGCAATTGAAGTTGCCTTGGGAGGAAATCAGCAGAATTTAGTAGCCATTACTGATGCAGATGCAGAAAGAGCAATAAAATTTTTAAAAAATCAAAATGCCGGAAGAGCAACTTTTCTACCCTTAAATTCTATTCAACCTAAAACCTTAAATCTAGAAGGTCAAAAAATATTGCACTCAGAAGGCGTAGTTGGACTTGCTTCCGATTTAGTACGAACAGAATCAAGTTATATTAAAGTTGTGCAGCATTTATTAGGAAATATTATTGTAGTTAAAAATTTATCCAGCGGATTAAATTTAGCTAGAAAAAGTCAATACAGCATCAAAGTAGTTACCTTAGAAGGAGAAGTACTTAATCCTGGCGGTTCACTAACGGGAGGCAGTTTAAATAAAAAAAGCTCTGGATTATTAAACAGATCTAGGGAAATAAAAGAATTGGAAGTCCAGATTAAGGAAAAAAAGCAGGAATTACAAGACAGGAAAAAGGATAATGAGCAGTATCGCGAGCAAATTACATCTTTAAGGCAAAAAACTGCTGCTACTGAACAGGAATTACAAACAGTTAATTTGAATTTCCTAGCGGCGGAGCAAAATTTAAAACATTTATCTCAAGAAATTCAGAACCAAAAAGGAGAACTTGAATTACTAGATTTTGAATATGTAGATAGTCAACAGCAGCTAAAATCCTATACTGAAGAGCTCCAATTTGTAGAAGCTAAAATTACAAAATTAAAGTTAAATCAGGCTCAATTGGTTCAGGAATTAGAAAAAAAACAATCAACTTTAAAAAAATTGAAGGAAAAAAATCAGGGATATTTAGAAACAATAACAAACTACAAAGTTGAGCTGGCTTCCTATAAACAAAAAGAGGAAAACTATAAAAATGAATTAAAGGAATTTTATGCTGCCGATAAAGAACTACAGCATTTAATCAAAGCTCGTGCTGTAGAAATAGCAGAACAAAAAATGTTACAACAACAATCTCAAGATACAATTAATGATTTAAGGCTTCAATCTGACCAATTATTGCAAAATAAGAATGAAGTTGAAAAATTACTAAAAGAAAAGCTCAAGTCCAAGGAAGATTTAAAAAAAGTTGTCGTTGCTTTAGAACAAGAAAACGATCAGCAAAATAAAACCCTGGTAGAGGATAAGGAAAGACTGCACAGTTTAGAGGTTAAAAAAACTAGATTAGAAGTAGAGCTGGAAAACGAATTACAGCGTTTAAAAGAGAATTTTAATTTAGATTATGCAGCTGCTTGTCTAAAGAAAATACAGCTGTCCGATCCAAAGGAAGCTCAGAAAAAGGTAACTCAATTAGATCAAGAAATTAAAAATCTAGGCACCGTAAATACTGGTGCTATAGAAGAATATGAAAAATTACTAGAACGTTTTAATTTTTTAAAGAGTCAACAACAAGATTTAAACGAAGCAAAAGTTGCGCTAAACAAGGTAATCGACGAAATTAACACAATTATGGCCAATAAATTTCAAGAGGCCTTTAACCAGATTAAAAGTTCCTTTCAGAATATTTTTTTTAAATTATTTGGCGGTGGTAAAGCTGAATTACAACTAACAGATCCAGATTGCCTTTTGCAAACCGGTATTGAAATAATTGTACAGCCTCCAGGCAAAAAGTTACAAAACTTATCACTTTTGTCAGGTGGGGAAAGGGCTTTAACGGCTATTGCACTGCTTTTTGCTATTTTGGAAGTGAAACCAAGCCCTTTCTGTGTTTTAGATGAGATTGAAGCTTCATTAGATGAAGCAAATGTTGATCGTTTTGCTAATTTCCTAAAAATTTTTGCTCAACAAACTCAGTTTATTTTAATTTCACATCGCCAAGGCACTATTGAGGCGGCAGATGCTTTATATGGAGTAACAATGGAAGGTTCAGGAATTTCAAAACTTATTTCAGTAGCTTTAACAGATAAGGAAGAGAAAAAAGTCTTTAGTGCATAG
- a CDS encoding putative DNA-binding protein, with protein MLPKVARVAWLYDFYGKLLTDKQQKIIELYYNQDLSLGEIAEEYSISRQAVHDLIRRAETTLEEYESKLGVLQKYLTEKELLQKAIDLIEKGEQDRNSLKQAKELLSELLGSN; from the coding sequence ATGTTGCCTAAAGTAGCGAGAGTTGCTTGGCTTTATGATTTTTACGGTAAGCTTTTGACGGATAAACAACAAAAGATCATTGAGCTTTATTATAATCAGGATCTCTCCCTGGGAGAGATTGCAGAGGAATACTCTATTAGTAGGCAGGCAGTACACGATTTAATTCGCAGAGCAGAAACTACCTTAGAGGAATATGAGTCGAAACTTGGTGTTTTGCAAAAGTATCTTACTGAAAAAGAGCTTTTGCAAAAAGCAATAGATTTAATTGAAAAAGGGGAACAAGATAGAAACAGCCTAAAACAAGCTAAAGAGCTGTTATCCGAATTACTTGGATCTAATTAG
- the ftsY gene encoding signal recognition particle-docking protein FtsY — MGFFDRLKDGLTKTRQGFVNKVTELVTGYKELDEEFYEDLEAILIQADVGAQGAMDLVESLRSKAKKKKANTPEEVRAILESDIRDILMKEYVPLNIPETGPAVFLVVGVNGVGKTTTIGKLAHKYKQEGKKVLLVAADTFRAGAIDQLEIWANRVGVEMVKHQEGSDPAAVAYDGVQAAKSRKTDIVLIDTAGRLHNKVNLMEEISKVRRVIERELPGAPHEVLLVLDATTGQNAVAQATLFKEATGVSSIALTKLDGTAKGGVIVAISSQLDIPVKFIGIGEQMDDLREFDPQEFVEALFA, encoded by the coding sequence ATGGGCTTTTTTGATCGATTAAAAGATGGCTTGACTAAGACCCGCCAGGGATTTGTTAATAAAGTAACAGAACTAGTTACAGGATATAAAGAATTGGATGAGGAGTTTTATGAAGATTTAGAAGCAATATTAATTCAAGCAGATGTTGGTGCCCAAGGAGCTATGGATTTAGTCGAAAGTTTAAGGAGTAAGGCCAAAAAGAAAAAGGCCAATACCCCTGAGGAAGTAAGAGCAATTCTTGAATCAGATATTAGGGATATTTTAATGAAGGAGTATGTACCATTAAATATTCCTGAAACTGGTCCAGCAGTTTTTTTGGTTGTAGGTGTTAATGGAGTTGGCAAGACAACAACTATCGGAAAACTTGCCCATAAATATAAACAAGAAGGAAAAAAAGTGCTCTTAGTAGCAGCAGATACTTTTCGAGCTGGTGCCATTGATCAATTGGAAATTTGGGCAAATCGTGTAGGTGTGGAAATGGTAAAACATCAAGAAGGGTCGGATCCAGCAGCAGTTGCATATGATGGTGTACAAGCTGCAAAATCTAGAAAAACTGATATAGTATTAATCGATACTGCCGGCAGGCTACATAATAAAGTAAATTTAATGGAAGAAATCAGCAAAGTTAGAAGGGTAATTGAAAGAGAACTTCCCGGGGCTCCTCATGAGGTGTTGTTAGTCCTAGATGCAACTACGGGACAAAATGCTGTTGCTCAAGCTACGCTGTTTAAAGAAGCAACTGGCGTTAGTTCAATTGCTTTGACGAAGCTTGATGGTACGGCAAAAGGGGGAGTTATTGTCGCCATTAGCTCGCAGCTAGACATACCCGTAAAATTTATTGGCATTGGAGAGCAGATGGACGACTTACGAGAATTTGACCCCCAGGAATTTGTAGAAGCTCTTTTTGCCTAG
- the ffh gene encoding signal recognition particle protein gives MSAFANLAEKLQETFKKLKGKGKISENDVKEAMREVRLALLEADVNFKVVKDFVAKVKERAIGQEVLESLTPAQQIIKIVNDELTQLMGGTQSKLTVANRPPTVVMLVGLQGAGKTTTCGKLANLVRKQGKRPLLVAGDIYRPAAIKQLEVLGKQLDIPVFTMGDKHSPIQIAKAAVEHAKSHGNDTVIVDTAGRLHINEELMDELKGIKEEVHPHEILLVVDAMTGQDAVNVAETFHKQLGLDGLILTKLDGDTRGGAALSVKAVTGCPIKFVGLGEKLDALEPFYPERMASRILGMGDVLTLIEKAQANFDADKAKEMEKKFRQQQFSLDDFLEQLQQMKSMGPLEEILGMIPGLGNAKQLKNMQIDEKELVHTEAIIKSMTSEERRNPDLINGSRKKRIAMGSGTSVQQVNRLLKQFTEAQKIMRQFSGMANQAKKRGKKGGFKLPFFN, from the coding sequence ATGTCTGCTTTTGCTAATTTAGCAGAAAAGCTCCAGGAAACTTTTAAAAAACTTAAAGGCAAGGGTAAAATTAGTGAAAATGACGTTAAAGAGGCTATGCGTGAAGTTCGTCTAGCACTTTTAGAAGCCGATGTGAACTTTAAAGTTGTTAAAGACTTTGTAGCAAAGGTTAAAGAAAGGGCAATTGGGCAGGAAGTCTTAGAGAGTTTAACACCGGCCCAACAAATAATTAAAATTGTTAACGACGAATTAACACAGCTAATGGGAGGTACCCAAAGCAAGCTGACAGTAGCTAATCGACCGCCTACTGTTGTTATGTTGGTGGGTTTACAAGGGGCTGGAAAAACAACGACTTGTGGTAAATTGGCTAATTTAGTACGCAAGCAGGGAAAAAGACCTCTTTTAGTGGCAGGGGATATTTATCGTCCGGCGGCTATTAAGCAACTCGAAGTTTTGGGCAAACAGTTAGATATTCCTGTATTTACTATGGGTGATAAACATAGCCCCATTCAAATTGCGAAAGCTGCTGTTGAGCATGCCAAAAGCCATGGCAACGATACAGTAATTGTGGATACTGCCGGTCGTCTCCATATTAACGAAGAGCTAATGGATGAGCTTAAAGGAATTAAAGAAGAAGTTCATCCCCATGAAATACTGTTAGTTGTAGATGCTATGACTGGCCAAGATGCAGTTAATGTGGCAGAAACTTTTCATAAGCAGTTAGGTTTAGACGGCCTGATTTTAACAAAACTCGATGGTGATACACGAGGCGGGGCTGCTCTCTCTGTGAAGGCAGTAACTGGTTGTCCTATTAAATTTGTAGGCTTAGGCGAAAAGTTAGATGCCCTAGAACCATTTTATCCCGAGAGAATGGCTTCTAGAATTTTAGGCATGGGTGACGTGCTTACCCTGATTGAAAAAGCCCAGGCTAATTTCGATGCTGATAAAGCCAAAGAAATGGAAAAGAAATTTAGACAGCAGCAATTTTCCTTAGATGACTTTTTAGAGCAGTTGCAGCAAATGAAATCTATGGGACCTCTAGAAGAGATTTTAGGAATGATTCCTGGGCTGGGTAATGCAAAGCAATTAAAAAATATGCAAATTGATGAAAAGGAACTTGTTCATACGGAAGCAATTATCAAATCCATGACATCAGAAGAAAGAAGAAATCCCGATTTAATTAACGGAAGTCGCAAAAAAAGGATTGCCATGGGCAGTGGAACTAGCGTCCAACAGGTAAATAGATTGCTAAAACAATTTACCGAGGCGCAAAAGATTATGCGCCAATTTTCTGGGATGGCTAATCAAGCCAAAAAACGTGGAAAAAAAGGTGGTTTTAAACTTCCTTTTTTCAATTGA